One genomic segment of Arthrobacter sp. Marseille-P9274 includes these proteins:
- a CDS encoding ABC transporter permease: MTTTTTSAPEIQGAGPEKQGLSQGQIVRKRFIGNAAAIASLVIFVLILVLAFSAGGFMGIPGWWKYTHNEVNDLINGGRPTLQLFPFNFGEHPFGQDRLGRDTFAQTMRGVQISVLVMFIIGIVGGAFGVVIGASAGYFRGWVDTVLMRLTDVVIVIPLIILAAVLGQMASRVVASNLQPLALGLMVGLVVWTGLARLVRAEFLSLREREFVDAARIAGASSTRIIFRHILPNAVGVIIVFVTLSMSSAILLETSLSYVGMGVKAPDVSLGLLISQNQEAFSTRPWLFWWPGMFIVAICLCINFIGDGLRDAFDPRQKKFSAKRARDVVARRPGPAGPAKEL, from the coding sequence ATGACCACGACGACAACTTCGGCACCGGAAATACAAGGTGCCGGCCCGGAAAAGCAGGGCTTAAGCCAGGGCCAGATCGTCCGGAAGAGGTTCATCGGAAACGCTGCGGCGATCGCGAGCCTGGTCATCTTCGTCCTGATCCTGGTTCTGGCGTTCTCCGCCGGCGGATTCATGGGCATCCCTGGATGGTGGAAGTACACCCACAACGAAGTCAATGACCTGATCAATGGCGGGCGTCCGACGCTGCAGTTGTTTCCGTTCAACTTCGGCGAGCACCCGTTCGGGCAGGACCGGCTGGGCCGGGACACGTTCGCGCAGACCATGCGGGGCGTGCAGATCTCGGTCCTCGTCATGTTCATCATTGGCATCGTCGGCGGCGCGTTCGGCGTGGTCATCGGGGCGTCGGCCGGCTATTTCCGCGGCTGGGTCGACACTGTCCTGATGCGCCTGACCGACGTCGTGATCGTCATCCCGCTGATCATCCTCGCAGCGGTCCTGGGCCAGATGGCCAGCCGGGTGGTGGCGTCCAACCTGCAGCCCCTGGCCCTCGGACTGATGGTGGGGCTGGTCGTATGGACGGGACTGGCCCGGCTGGTGCGCGCCGAGTTCCTCTCCCTGCGCGAGCGGGAATTCGTCGATGCGGCGCGCATAGCCGGTGCCTCCAGTACCCGGATCATCTTCCGGCACATCCTGCCCAACGCTGTCGGAGTGATCATCGTCTTCGTGACGCTCAGCATGTCCTCGGCGATCCTGCTGGAGACCTCCTTGTCCTACGTCGGCATGGGCGTCAAGGCGCCTGATGTGTCGCTCGGCCTGCTGATTAGCCAGAACCAGGAGGCCTTTTCGACCCGTCCCTGGCTGTTCTGGTGGCCGGGCATGTTCATCGTCGCCATCTGCCTTTGCATCAACTTCATCGGAGATGGCCTGCGTGACGCGTTCGATCCCCGCCAGAAGAAGTTCAGCGCGAAGCGGGCACGGGATGTCGTGGCCCGCCGGCCGGGCCCCGCGGGGCCGGCGAAGGAGCTGTGA
- a CDS encoding ABC transporter permease, with amino-acid sequence MVTYIVRRLFTAVLILLGASFLVYQLTALSGDPLADLRESNQPNKEQLIQQRVELLNLDVPAPLRYFHWLGGAAQCLVPFVGRCDLGFAINGQPVTEALGRAMGMTILLVTGAAILAVVIGVCLGIVTALRQYSTLDYGVTFMAFLFFSLPVFWVAVLLKEYAAIGFNNFLREPHIPPATIAVISLVSGLLWYICARGSVKRRLLAAVTGFVLAAGILWALSVTRWFSTPGLGLAVILIAGVAIAFGATTLAAGLKNRRALYSALAAVAVGLVLYFPLQPLLAQATTLMIALLAIATVLVGIGIGYLMGGYDRRQNINAAVMTAVLVAGMVLLDRYMQAWPAYFDNSRINGRPIATIGSETPNLQGDYWVQGLDTFTHLLLPTIALLLISLASYSRYARSSMLEIMNMDYIRTARAKGLGERTVVMRHAFRNALIPIATIVAFDIGGLIGGAVITERVFAFAGMGQLFIEALLRVDPNPVMGVFLVTGIMALVFNLIADLLYSALDPRVRVKV; translated from the coding sequence ATGGTGACCTACATCGTGCGGCGGCTCTTCACGGCCGTGCTTATTCTCCTAGGCGCTTCGTTCCTGGTGTATCAGCTGACGGCCCTGTCGGGTGACCCACTTGCCGACCTACGGGAAAGCAACCAGCCGAACAAAGAACAACTGATCCAGCAGCGCGTCGAGTTGCTGAACCTGGACGTCCCTGCCCCTCTCCGCTATTTCCACTGGCTCGGCGGAGCCGCCCAGTGCCTGGTGCCCTTCGTGGGCCGCTGCGACCTGGGTTTCGCCATCAACGGGCAGCCCGTCACCGAAGCACTGGGCCGCGCGATGGGGATGACCATCCTGCTGGTGACCGGTGCAGCCATCCTGGCGGTCGTCATCGGGGTGTGCCTCGGCATCGTGACAGCACTGCGGCAGTACAGCACCCTGGATTACGGGGTGACCTTCATGGCGTTCCTCTTCTTCTCCCTGCCCGTGTTCTGGGTCGCGGTCCTCCTGAAGGAATACGCGGCGATCGGCTTCAACAACTTCCTGCGCGAGCCCCACATACCGCCGGCCACCATCGCCGTGATCTCTTTGGTCAGCGGGCTGTTGTGGTATATCTGCGCGCGCGGCAGCGTCAAACGCCGGCTCCTGGCCGCGGTCACGGGATTCGTCCTGGCTGCGGGCATCCTGTGGGCATTGTCCGTGACACGCTGGTTCAGCACACCAGGGCTCGGCCTCGCGGTGATCCTGATCGCCGGCGTCGCCATTGCCTTCGGCGCGACAACCCTCGCGGCGGGGCTGAAAAACCGCAGGGCGCTCTACTCCGCGCTGGCCGCGGTGGCAGTCGGGCTGGTCTTGTACTTCCCGCTCCAGCCGCTCCTGGCGCAGGCCACTACGCTGATGATCGCGCTCCTGGCCATTGCCACCGTCCTGGTGGGGATCGGTATCGGCTACCTGATGGGCGGCTACGACCGCCGGCAGAATATAAATGCCGCCGTCATGACGGCGGTCCTGGTTGCCGGGATGGTCCTGCTGGACCGTTACATGCAGGCCTGGCCGGCCTACTTCGACAACTCACGGATCAACGGCCGCCCGATCGCCACGATCGGCTCCGAAACGCCCAATTTGCAGGGCGACTACTGGGTGCAGGGGCTGGACACGTTCACGCACCTGCTGTTGCCGACCATCGCCCTGCTGCTGATTTCGCTGGCCTCTTACAGCCGGTATGCACGCTCGTCGATGCTGGAAATCATGAACATGGACTACATCCGGACGGCGCGGGCCAAAGGCCTGGGGGAGCGGACCGTCGTCATGCGCCATGCGTTCCGGAACGCGCTGATCCCCATTGCCACGATCGTGGCCTTCGACATCGGCGGCCTGATCGGCGGCGCGGTCATTACCGAACGCGTCTTCGCTTTCGCCGGCATGGGGCAGCTCTTCATCGAGGCCCTGCTGCGCGTGGACCCGAATCCCGTCATGGGTGTCTTCCTCGTGACCGGCATCATGGCTCTCGTCTTCAATTTGATCGCGGACCTGCTCTACTCCGCGCTGGACCCGCGAGTGAGGGTTAAGGTATGA
- a CDS encoding ABC transporter family substrate-binding protein, translating into MRFGRYSKAIGVAAVAALALSACASAGGGAESTGEASATGGTISVAEVNAFSSFNSDTAAGNVDVNGKVAYMTRGGFYHIDNELNVVRNEEFGTYEKVSDDPLVVKYTVKEGVTWSDGEPVDAGDLLLNWVAESGYANDAKSNEEGEVTSGTNYFDYAGDTSGLGLTGIPEIGDDGRSITLTYSKPFADWEIAFGGLQDGGIGMPAHVVAEKAGLADEQALIDLINGLERGDAEKPAKPNAELKAVGDFWNTGFDSKSLPGDTSLYLSSGPFIVDSVTPDQSITLVRNDSYNWGQKPSIDEVTIRFIGAAPDQVQALKNGEVDIIAPQPSADTVELLNAIDGVTVHIDDQLSYDHLDLNYSGVFADADVREAFMKAVPRQAIVDRIVKPIKEDAAPLNSQFFVPAQEAYTPSAEGNGSSAYAEPDIDGAKKLLAGKTPEVRIMYNKDNPNRADAFSLIQESAEKAGFKVVDGGLGASDWGAALGKGGYDASIFGWINSGVGVSGVPQIFRTGSGSNYNGFSDPKADALMDELMVTIEPAEQDKLITQIDKIVWDSFYGLPLFQAVGLDAYNSDRVEGVVYQPNQTGVFWNFWDWKVKGE; encoded by the coding sequence ATGCGTTTCGGACGTTATTCCAAGGCAATCGGAGTTGCAGCAGTCGCGGCTCTGGCACTGAGCGCCTGCGCATCGGCAGGCGGCGGCGCCGAATCTACGGGGGAAGCCAGCGCGACCGGCGGAACCATCAGCGTTGCGGAAGTCAACGCGTTCAGTTCGTTCAACTCCGACACCGCTGCTGGCAACGTCGACGTCAACGGCAAGGTCGCCTACATGACACGGGGCGGCTTCTACCACATCGACAATGAGCTCAACGTCGTCCGGAACGAAGAATTCGGTACCTACGAAAAGGTCTCCGACGACCCGCTGGTCGTGAAGTACACGGTCAAGGAGGGCGTCACCTGGTCGGACGGGGAACCGGTCGACGCTGGAGACCTGCTGCTGAATTGGGTAGCCGAATCCGGCTATGCCAACGATGCCAAGAGCAACGAGGAAGGCGAAGTCACCTCGGGCACTAACTACTTCGACTACGCGGGCGACACCAGCGGCCTTGGGCTGACCGGGATTCCCGAGATCGGTGACGACGGCCGCTCGATCACCCTGACCTACTCCAAGCCCTTTGCCGACTGGGAAATCGCCTTCGGAGGTCTCCAGGACGGAGGCATCGGCATGCCGGCGCATGTTGTTGCCGAGAAGGCAGGCCTTGCCGACGAGCAGGCTTTGATCGATCTGATCAACGGCCTGGAGCGCGGGGACGCGGAGAAGCCGGCCAAGCCCAATGCCGAGCTCAAGGCCGTGGGAGATTTCTGGAATACCGGCTTTGACAGCAAGTCGCTGCCGGGGGACACCTCGCTTTACCTCTCCAGCGGTCCCTTCATCGTGGACAGCGTTACGCCGGACCAGTCAATCACGCTGGTTCGCAATGATTCCTACAACTGGGGCCAGAAGCCGAGCATCGACGAGGTGACGATCCGGTTCATCGGTGCCGCACCCGACCAGGTACAGGCGCTCAAGAACGGCGAAGTGGACATCATCGCCCCGCAGCCGTCGGCGGATACTGTCGAACTGCTCAATGCCATCGACGGCGTGACGGTCCATATCGATGACCAGCTGTCCTATGACCACCTCGACCTCAACTACAGCGGCGTCTTCGCGGATGCGGACGTCCGCGAGGCGTTCATGAAGGCCGTGCCCAGGCAGGCCATCGTTGACCGCATCGTCAAGCCGATCAAGGAGGACGCCGCGCCGCTCAACTCGCAGTTCTTCGTTCCCGCGCAGGAGGCGTACACTCCCTCGGCGGAAGGCAACGGCTCCTCGGCCTACGCCGAACCGGATATCGACGGCGCCAAGAAGCTCCTGGCGGGCAAGACTCCTGAGGTCCGGATCATGTACAACAAGGACAACCCGAACCGTGCCGACGCGTTCTCCCTGATCCAGGAGTCTGCGGAGAAGGCCGGGTTCAAGGTCGTCGACGGCGGTCTGGGTGCCTCCGACTGGGGTGCTGCGCTTGGCAAGGGCGGTTACGACGCCTCCATCTTCGGCTGGATCAACTCGGGCGTGGGCGTCTCCGGCGTGCCGCAGATCTTCCGGACGGGAAGCGGCTCCAACTACAACGGATTCTCCGACCCGAAGGCCGACGCGCTGATGGACGAGCTGATGGTCACCATCGAACCGGCCGAACAGGACAAGCTGATCACCCAGATCGACAAAATCGTGTGGGACTCCTTCTACGGACTGCCGCTGTTCCAGGCGGTCGGACTGGACGCTTACAACAGCGACCGGGTCGAAGGCGTCGTCTACCAGCCGAACCAGACCGGCGTGTTCTGGAACTTCTGGGATTGGAAGGTCAAGGGCGAGTAG
- the selB gene encoding selenocysteine-specific translation elongation factor produces MFVVATAGHVDHGKSTLVRALTGMEPDRWAEERRRGLTIDLGFAWTRLASGRDVAFVDVPGHERFLGNMLAGLGPAPAVCFVVAADEGWQAQSSDHRDAIAALGISHGIVVLTRSDRAPDGADEVLARVRAELRGTGLRDAPAVAVSAVDGTGLDELRSAMDDMLTSLPEAKPDARVRLWIDRSFTISGAGTVVTGTLTAGTLAQGDRLLLIGHDGARPVAVRALHSCNVAVGSVGPTSRVAVNLRSGLSADAIHRGDVLVTGDSWPVVDTVDVRRTMGASFADAPGQLLVHIGTAAVPGRMRPFGADHARLTLDRRLPLELGDRLVLRATGSRSVLAGAQILDVEPPALDRRGDGSRRAGVLATMPPGGDALTEVARRGAVRVEQLRRMGVAGLRRVPDGVRAFGEWWVHEPVFDAWRRRLRSAVEQLGEQDPLAAGLSLGAAKDLIGPARGALLEAVVREAGLEHRAGYINLPGQRQDLGAAEYGIGALENRLKVAPFAAPEAHDLHALGLGARELAAAERSGRLLRLGDGVVLLPRAPALAMRELAALPQPFTTSEARKALDTTRRVAIPLLEYLDSRGWTRRLDATRRTIA; encoded by the coding sequence ATGTTCGTGGTGGCCACCGCCGGACATGTCGATCACGGCAAGAGCACCTTGGTGCGCGCGCTGACCGGGATGGAGCCCGACCGGTGGGCCGAGGAGCGCCGCCGCGGGCTGACGATTGACCTGGGCTTCGCATGGACCCGGCTGGCATCGGGCAGGGATGTGGCGTTCGTGGACGTCCCGGGGCACGAACGATTCCTTGGCAACATGCTGGCCGGGCTCGGGCCGGCGCCTGCGGTGTGCTTCGTCGTCGCCGCCGATGAAGGCTGGCAGGCCCAGTCCAGCGACCATCGCGACGCCATCGCAGCCTTGGGGATCAGCCACGGGATCGTGGTGCTGACCCGCAGTGACCGCGCACCCGACGGCGCAGACGAGGTACTCGCGCGGGTGCGGGCCGAGCTCAGGGGCACCGGTCTGCGCGACGCGCCGGCCGTCGCCGTGTCCGCGGTCGACGGGACCGGACTCGACGAGCTGCGCAGCGCGATGGATGACATGCTGACGTCTTTGCCCGAAGCAAAGCCAGACGCGCGCGTGCGGTTGTGGATCGATCGGTCGTTCACCATCAGTGGCGCCGGAACGGTCGTGACCGGAACCTTGACGGCTGGCACGCTCGCCCAGGGCGACCGTTTGCTGCTGATCGGCCACGACGGCGCCAGACCAGTGGCGGTGCGGGCCCTGCACAGCTGCAATGTGGCCGTCGGCTCCGTTGGCCCCACCAGCCGCGTCGCCGTCAACCTCCGGTCCGGCCTATCCGCTGACGCCATCCACCGCGGCGACGTTCTCGTCACCGGGGATAGCTGGCCGGTGGTGGACACCGTCGACGTCCGGCGGACCATGGGTGCCTCTTTCGCAGACGCACCAGGGCAATTGCTCGTCCACATCGGCACCGCCGCCGTGCCCGGTCGCATGCGTCCGTTCGGTGCGGACCACGCCCGCCTGACCCTCGACCGTCGGTTACCCCTGGAACTGGGCGACCGTTTGGTGCTGCGGGCGACCGGTAGCCGATCGGTCTTGGCCGGGGCACAGATCCTCGACGTCGAACCGCCCGCGCTCGACCGCCGCGGCGATGGCAGCCGGCGGGCCGGCGTCCTGGCCACCATGCCACCCGGCGGGGACGCGCTGACGGAAGTGGCCCGCCGGGGTGCCGTCCGAGTCGAACAATTGCGCCGGATGGGTGTTGCCGGGCTGCGCCGGGTGCCCGACGGGGTAAGGGCCTTTGGCGAGTGGTGGGTGCACGAACCCGTCTTCGACGCGTGGCGGCGGCGGCTGCGCAGCGCCGTGGAGCAACTCGGCGAGCAGGACCCGTTGGCGGCCGGGCTGTCCCTCGGAGCCGCCAAGGACCTGATCGGACCGGCCCGCGGCGCGCTGCTGGAAGCGGTTGTCCGGGAAGCTGGACTGGAGCACCGTGCGGGCTACATCAATCTCCCAGGGCAGCGCCAGGACCTCGGCGCGGCAGAGTACGGGATCGGAGCGCTGGAGAACCGGCTGAAGGTCGCGCCGTTCGCTGCCCCCGAAGCCCACGATCTGCATGCCCTCGGCCTGGGAGCCCGCGAACTGGCGGCAGCCGAGCGCAGCGGCCGTCTGCTGCGGCTCGGCGATGGCGTCGTCCTGCTGCCGCGGGCACCTGCCCTGGCCATGCGGGAGCTCGCCGCCTTGCCGCAGCCGTTCACGACCAGTGAGGCGCGCAAGGCATTGGACACCACTCGACGGGTCGCGATCCCGCTACTGGAGTACCTCGACAGCCGCGGCTGGACCAGGCGGCTGGACGCGACCCGTCGGACGATCGCCTGA
- the selA gene encoding L-seryl-tRNA(Sec) selenium transferase, giving the protein MAQDDPRRLIPRTDRLLAHAELGHARGRLGDDIIRSIVRGIQDQARSGQLAPEEVEAEVLAAVSSRAATSLRPVLNATGVIVHTNLGRAPLSESARRALLTAAGYVDVEMDLTSGTRARRGAGARQALMRACPAAEDALVVNNGAAALLLATTVLAGTGEVVISRGELVEIGAGFRLPELIESTGARLREVGTTNRTHLHDYESAMGEQTGCLLKVHPSNFRVTGFSSGVGISQLRSLAGEHRVPLVVDLGSGLLAPDPVLPDEPDVASALMSGADVVIASGDKLLGGPQAGLLLGRAEVIARLARHPMARALRADKLALAALEATVSGEAPPVTAALHADPVRLRERTEALAEAVGCAFVEHDGRVGGGGAPGVPLPGWAIRLPEGVARLLRTGDPAVLPRVHGGACLLDLRCIPEDDDERLADAVRAALARIGEPLGTGGS; this is encoded by the coding sequence GTGGCCCAAGACGACCCGCGAAGGCTTATTCCGCGTACCGATCGATTGCTCGCGCACGCGGAGCTTGGGCACGCCCGGGGACGCCTCGGCGACGATATAATTCGTTCCATCGTCCGGGGGATCCAGGACCAGGCCCGCTCCGGCCAGCTTGCGCCCGAGGAAGTCGAAGCGGAGGTCCTGGCCGCGGTATCGTCCCGCGCGGCCACATCATTGCGGCCGGTGCTCAACGCCACCGGCGTCATCGTGCACACGAACCTGGGACGCGCCCCGCTGTCGGAATCCGCTCGAAGGGCTTTGCTCACGGCGGCTGGTTATGTCGACGTCGAAATGGACCTGACGTCGGGGACGCGCGCCCGGCGCGGGGCCGGAGCGCGCCAGGCATTGATGCGCGCATGTCCCGCCGCCGAGGACGCGCTGGTAGTGAACAACGGGGCGGCCGCCCTGCTGCTAGCCACCACCGTCCTCGCCGGCACCGGCGAGGTAGTCATCAGCCGCGGGGAGCTTGTCGAAATCGGCGCGGGCTTCAGGCTTCCCGAACTGATCGAATCGACCGGAGCCCGGTTGCGGGAAGTGGGCACCACCAACCGGACGCACCTGCACGATTACGAGTCCGCCATGGGGGAGCAGACCGGCTGCCTGCTCAAGGTCCACCCCAGCAACTTCCGGGTCACCGGCTTCTCCTCAGGCGTCGGCATCAGCCAACTCCGGTCGCTGGCCGGTGAACACCGTGTTCCCTTGGTGGTGGACCTCGGCAGCGGTCTGCTCGCCCCGGACCCCGTACTGCCTGACGAGCCCGATGTCGCCAGTGCGTTGATGTCCGGTGCCGACGTCGTGATCGCCAGCGGTGACAAACTCCTGGGCGGGCCCCAGGCCGGGCTTCTGCTCGGGCGCGCCGAAGTCATCGCTAGGCTGGCGCGCCATCCGATGGCTCGGGCGCTGCGGGCGGACAAACTGGCTCTGGCCGCGCTGGAAGCGACCGTCTCCGGGGAGGCGCCGCCGGTGACAGCCGCCCTGCACGCCGACCCGGTGCGGCTCCGAGAGCGCACCGAAGCGCTCGCGGAGGCTGTCGGCTGCGCCTTTGTCGAGCACGATGGCAGGGTCGGTGGCGGGGGAGCGCCGGGCGTGCCGCTGCCCGGCTGGGCGATCCGGCTCCCCGAGGGCGTGGCCCGGTTGCTGCGCACTGGCGACCCGGCGGTGCTGCCCCGGGTCCACGGCGGTGCCTGCCTGCTGGATCTGCGGTGCATCCCGGAGGATGACGATGAACGGCTGGCCGATGCCGTGCGGGCAGCCCTGGCGCGCATCGGCGAACCACTCGGGACCGGAGGCAGCTGA
- the selD gene encoding selenide, water dikinase SelD: MDAMMALDQEHSGAVRLTGYAHGGGCACKIPPGELEDVVRGLVGQTHPDVLVGLDGGDDASAVLVGDDLAVLSTADFFTPVVDDAYDWGRIAAANAISDIYAMGGRPVSAINLVGWPRDRLPMELLAEVLRGGLAVAAEAGCPVTGGHSVDDPEPKYGMAVTGVARPGSLLRNDAARPGLPLTLTKPIGLGLLNNRHKQTGEVFAEAIATMVQLNREAAEAAVQGGLRAATDVTGFGLLGHLYKMCRASGVGAVIDRNAVPLVSGAREALRDGFISGGTRRNLEWVRPHLRPGPGVSEEDLLMLADAQTSGGLLVVGELPGYPVVGYTTGGQGIEVR; this comes from the coding sequence ATGGACGCGATGATGGCCCTAGACCAGGAACATTCCGGAGCCGTCCGGCTTACCGGCTATGCGCATGGCGGAGGGTGCGCCTGCAAGATTCCTCCCGGGGAGCTCGAGGACGTTGTCCGTGGCCTGGTCGGCCAGACCCACCCCGACGTTCTGGTGGGACTCGACGGCGGCGACGATGCCTCCGCGGTGCTGGTCGGCGACGACCTTGCGGTGCTCTCGACCGCGGATTTCTTCACTCCGGTGGTCGATGACGCCTACGACTGGGGCCGGATCGCGGCAGCGAACGCCATATCCGACATCTATGCCATGGGCGGGCGTCCCGTCAGCGCCATCAATCTTGTGGGCTGGCCGCGGGACAGGTTGCCGATGGAGTTGCTGGCCGAGGTTCTGCGCGGCGGGCTGGCGGTTGCCGCCGAAGCCGGCTGCCCGGTGACTGGGGGACACTCAGTCGATGACCCGGAACCCAAATACGGAATGGCGGTGACCGGCGTCGCCCGCCCCGGTTCGCTGCTTCGCAACGATGCCGCGCGGCCCGGGCTGCCGCTCACGCTGACCAAGCCGATCGGCCTGGGCTTGTTGAACAATCGCCACAAGCAAACCGGCGAGGTATTCGCCGAAGCCATTGCGACGATGGTGCAGTTGAACCGAGAGGCTGCCGAGGCGGCCGTGCAGGGCGGCCTCCGAGCCGCGACGGATGTCACCGGGTTCGGCCTGCTGGGCCATCTCTACAAGATGTGCCGGGCCTCCGGCGTGGGTGCGGTCATCGACCGAAACGCGGTGCCGCTGGTCTCCGGCGCCCGGGAAGCGCTGCGGGACGGCTTCATCTCCGGCGGAACGCGGCGCAATCTGGAGTGGGTGCGTCCCCACCTGCGGCCGGGGCCCGGGGTCTCCGAGGAGGACCTGCTGATGCTCGCCGATGCCCAGACCTCCGGCGGCCTGCTCGTGGTGGGCGAACTGCCCGGTTACCCCGTCGTCGGATACACGACTGGAGGCCAGGGAATCGAGGTGCGCTAG
- the nrfD gene encoding NrfD/PsrC family molybdoenzyme membrane anchor subunit: MTVSDFDDYRPPEPPRRRKRGGKRRRAGTGEGRAEAPVVPEAEFTSYYGRPVVKPPPWGDPIALYLFLGGVAGGSALLGAGGQITGRPILCRNSRLAALAAIGVGGAALVADLGRPERFLNMLRTIKPTSPMSLGSWILTAFSAGAGVSAVSEIDRMTGSRIPLGPLRRLLRGLEGPAGMEAAVFAAPLSAYTAVLLSDTANPTWNAAREDLPFVFVSSASLAAAGLAMITTPVKEAGPARALAVLGVTGELIATRSMEKNMDPVAAEPLHSGGPGRMLAWSERLAVAGGVGTLVGGRYRPTAAMSGLLLLGASALTRFGILRAGIRSTENPRYTIEPQKKRLAARREAGVIHDSITTTE, encoded by the coding sequence TTGACGGTCTCCGACTTCGATGACTACCGTCCGCCCGAACCGCCGCGCCGGCGCAAGCGGGGCGGCAAGCGCCGCCGCGCCGGTACGGGCGAGGGCCGCGCCGAAGCGCCCGTGGTTCCCGAGGCGGAGTTCACGTCCTATTACGGCCGACCGGTCGTCAAGCCGCCGCCGTGGGGAGACCCGATCGCCCTCTACCTCTTCCTGGGGGGAGTGGCCGGCGGCTCGGCACTGCTCGGAGCCGGCGGGCAGATAACCGGCAGGCCGATACTTTGCCGCAACAGCCGGTTGGCAGCGCTCGCCGCCATCGGGGTGGGAGGCGCGGCACTGGTGGCCGACCTGGGCCGCCCCGAGCGGTTCCTCAACATGCTCCGTACCATCAAGCCCACATCGCCGATGAGCCTGGGCTCGTGGATTCTGACGGCCTTCAGCGCCGGTGCCGGAGTCTCGGCCGTTTCCGAAATCGACCGGATGACCGGCTCGCGAATCCCGCTTGGGCCGCTGCGCCGGCTGCTGCGCGGACTCGAGGGGCCGGCGGGGATGGAAGCTGCCGTGTTCGCGGCCCCGCTGTCCGCCTACACCGCGGTCCTGCTGTCGGACACCGCGAATCCGACCTGGAACGCCGCACGGGAGGATCTGCCCTTCGTCTTCGTCAGTTCTGCCAGCCTCGCCGCGGCGGGCCTGGCCATGATCACGACCCCGGTCAAGGAGGCCGGGCCAGCACGTGCACTCGCGGTGCTCGGAGTCACGGGCGAGCTGATCGCGACTCGGTCCATGGAGAAGAACATGGACCCCGTCGCGGCCGAGCCCCTGCACTCCGGCGGTCCGGGGCGGATGCTGGCCTGGAGTGAGCGGCTGGCCGTCGCGGGTGGTGTGGGCACGCTCGTCGGCGGCCGGTACCGGCCCACGGCGGCAATGTCGGGGCTGTTGTTGCTCGGCGCCTCGGCCCTCACGAGATTCGGGATCCTGCGCGCCGGCATTCGCTCTACAGAAAATCCCCGCTACACGATCGAACCGCAGAAGAAACGGCTCGCTGCGCGCCGCGAAGCAGGCGTCATCCACGATTCGATCACGACCACCGAATGA
- a CDS encoding 4Fe-4S dicluster domain-containing protein codes for MNQLTESPDHARHTGHPRKGFFTDTSICIGCKACEVACKEWNRNPQDSEYELLGSSYDNTGSLGADTWRHVAFIEQDREQIGRARESGRALVSLGMPGLGPPGQDRAVNLAGADTTPPDTPDFRWLMSSDVCKHCTNAGCLDVCPTGALFRTEHGTVVVQDDVCNGCGTCVAGCPFGVIERRRDGTAGPKTERDFTPGEQAPTPNAGVAQKCTLCYDRIVDGQTPACAQACPTTSIKYGEREDMVATAKERVAELHAQGLTEARLYGANDSDGVGGTGSVFLLLDEPEVYGLPPDPRVPTADLPRMFKRAGLAAAGMLAAATGAFLAGGRA; via the coding sequence ATGAACCAGCTGACCGAATCTCCGGACCACGCTAGGCACACCGGGCATCCTCGGAAGGGTTTCTTCACGGACACCTCGATCTGCATCGGATGCAAGGCCTGCGAGGTTGCTTGCAAGGAATGGAACCGCAACCCCCAAGACTCGGAATACGAGCTGCTCGGGTCTTCCTACGACAACACCGGGTCCCTGGGAGCAGACACCTGGCGGCACGTCGCGTTCATTGAGCAGGACCGGGAGCAGATCGGCCGCGCCCGCGAATCCGGGCGGGCTCTTGTCAGTCTTGGCATGCCCGGCCTTGGCCCGCCGGGGCAAGACCGCGCGGTGAACCTGGCCGGGGCGGACACGACGCCGCCTGACACCCCCGACTTCCGGTGGCTGATGTCCTCCGACGTGTGCAAGCACTGCACCAACGCCGGATGCCTCGACGTCTGTCCCACGGGTGCCTTGTTCCGCACGGAGCACGGAACCGTCGTCGTGCAGGACGATGTGTGCAACGGCTGCGGAACCTGCGTGGCGGGGTGCCCGTTCGGGGTGATCGAGCGGCGCCGCGACGGCACGGCAGGGCCGAAGACCGAGCGCGACTTCACGCCGGGGGAACAAGCCCCAACGCCTAACGCCGGCGTCGCGCAGAAGTGCACCTTGTGCTATGACCGGATCGTTGACGGTCAGACGCCCGCGTGCGCGCAGGCCTGCCCGACGACGTCCATCAAATACGGCGAGCGCGAGGACATGGTGGCCACGGCGAAGGAACGGGTGGCCGAACTGCATGCGCAGGGGCTGACGGAGGCGCGGCTCTACGGAGCCAATGATTCCGACGGCGTCGGCGGCACCGGTTCCGTCTTCCTGCTGCTGGACGAACCGGAGGTGTACGGGCTCCCGCCGGATCCCCGCGTGCCCACGGCGGACCTCCCGCGTATGTTCAAGCGGGCGGGCCTTGCCGCCGCCGGCATGCTCGCCGCCGCCACCGGGGCCTTCCTGGCGGGAGGCCGGGCTTGA